One window of Delphinus delphis chromosome 12, mDelDel1.2, whole genome shotgun sequence genomic DNA carries:
- the RHOB gene encoding rho-related GTP-binding protein RhoB codes for MAAIRKKLVVVGDGACGKTCLLIVFSKDEFPEVYVPTVFENYVADIEVDGKQVELALWDTAGQEDYDRLRPLSYPDTDVILMCFSVDSPDSLENIPEKWVPEVKHFCPNVPIILVANKKDLRSDEHVRTELARMKQEPVRTDDGRAMAVRIQAYDYLECSAKTKEGVREVFETATRAALQKRYGSQNGCINCCKVL; via the coding sequence ATGGCGGCCATCCGTAAGAAGCTGGTGGTGGTGGGCGACGGCGCGTGCGGCAAGACGTGCCTGCTGATCGTGTTCAGTAAGGACGAGTTCCCCGAGGTGTACGTGCCCACCGTATTCGAGAACTATGTGGCCGACATCGAGGTGGACGGCAAGCAGGTGGAGCTGGCGCTGTGGGACACGGCGGGCCAGGAGGACTACGACCGCCTGCGGCCACTCTCCTACCCGGACACCGACGTGATCCTCATGTGCTTCTCGGTGGACAGCCCGGATTCGCTGGAGAACATCCCCGAGAAGTGGGTGCCCGAGGTGAAGCACTTCTGCCCTAATGTGCCCATCATCCTGGTGGCCAACAAGAAAGACCTACGCAGCGACGAGCACGTCCGCACAGAGCTGGCGCGCATGAAGCAGGAACCGGTGCGCACGGATGACGGCCGCGCCATGGCCGTGCGCATCCAAGCCTACGACTACCTCGAGTGCTCGGCCAAGACCAAGGAGGGCGTGCGCGAGGTCTTCGAGACGGCCACGCGCGCCGCGCTGCAGAAGCGCTACGGCTCCCAGAACGGCTGCATCAACTGCTGCAAGGTGCTATGA